From a region of the Candidatus Brocadia sp. genome:
- a CDS encoding ATP-binding protein yields MKKIASIPNDKRTLVNMTSSIDYTKYQTVEAIPKASSMIETLRAVGYSIEAAIADIIDNSISARAKNILVNFEWKGSRTWLSVKDDGRGMDNEELIQAMRPGSKNPLDDRSRKDLGRFGLGLKTASFSQCRKLSVISKRENYKPVFWTWDLDFVKQTCNWELIKYLPQGNFENEINSVKSGTIVIWNDIDRLVKDLQKNDENALDKFLEIMKHVKKHLAMVFHRFIENGRIKIFFQDRPVEAWNPFLPNEPATQGFPEEPFYNGKVLVKGYVLPHKSKISEDKFKEAEGPKGWNEQQGFYIYRNERLLLAGDWLGMFRKEEHYKLARIEINLPNNLDSEWQIDIKKSIARPPLALRDQLKAYAGKVRSQAVEVYRHKGKNVKPYPGQKFVPLWIDHKRGDKWFYKINREHPLIEKIRKQAEEKPDKAIDTLLKFIEETIPVKSIYIREAEEPEAQGKPFEGIKHDDIWTLMKNIFDSLTKQGKTKEEAKAVIVNLGPFNHYPEYIANLD; encoded by the coding sequence ATGAAGAAGATAGCGAGTATTCCCAATGATAAAAGAACTCTTGTAAATATGACATCGTCTATCGATTACACAAAGTACCAAACAGTAGAAGCGATTCCAAAAGCATCTTCGATGATTGAAACCTTGCGGGCTGTCGGATACAGCATTGAAGCTGCAATAGCTGATATTATTGATAATTCAATATCAGCCAGAGCAAAAAACATCCTGGTAAATTTCGAATGGAAAGGTTCTCGTACATGGCTTTCAGTTAAAGATGACGGACGTGGAATGGACAACGAAGAACTGATTCAGGCAATGCGACCTGGAAGTAAAAATCCACTAGACGACAGAAGTCGTAAAGATTTAGGGAGATTCGGTTTGGGATTAAAGACTGCTTCGTTTTCTCAGTGCAGAAAACTTTCTGTAATAAGCAAAAGAGAAAATTACAAACCTGTTTTCTGGACTTGGGATTTAGATTTTGTAAAACAGACATGCAATTGGGAATTAATAAAATATCTGCCACAGGGAAATTTTGAAAATGAAATCAACTCAGTTAAGTCTGGAACAATTGTAATCTGGAATGACATTGACCGGCTTGTAAAAGATTTGCAAAAGAATGATGAGAATGCTTTGGACAAGTTTCTTGAAATAATGAAACATGTAAAAAAACATCTTGCAATGGTGTTTCACCGTTTCATTGAAAACGGCAGAATAAAAATTTTCTTTCAGGACAGACCAGTTGAAGCATGGAATCCATTTCTGCCAAACGAACCGGCAACACAAGGATTTCCAGAAGAACCTTTCTACAATGGAAAAGTGCTTGTGAAAGGTTATGTGCTGCCACACAAATCAAAAATTAGTGAAGACAAATTCAAAGAAGCAGAAGGTCCGAAGGGTTGGAATGAACAGCAAGGTTTTTACATCTACCGAAACGAAAGATTGTTGCTTGCAGGTGATTGGCTGGGAATGTTCCGAAAAGAAGAACACTACAAACTTGCACGGATAGAAATAAATCTTCCGAACAATCTTGATTCAGAGTGGCAGATTGACATCAAGAAATCTATTGCACGACCACCACTTGCATTGCGTGACCAGTTGAAAGCATACGCAGGTAAGGTGAGATCACAGGCAGTTGAAGTTTACAGACACAAAGGAAAAAATGTAAAGCCATATCCTGGACAAAAGTTCGTTCCGCTTTGGATTGACCACAAGCGAGGCGACAAATGGTTTTACAAAATCAATCGTGAACATCCATTGATTGAGAAAATCAGAAAACAAGCGGAAGAAAAACCGGACAAAGCAATTGATACGTTGTTGAAGTTTATAGAAGAAACGATTCCGGTAAAATCAATTTACATCAGAGAAGCAGAAGAACCGGAAGCACAGGGAAAACCATTTGAAGGAATAAAGCATGATGACATCTGGACACTGATGAAAAACATTTTTGACTCACTGACAAAACAGGGAAAGACGAAAGAAGAAGCGAAGGCAGTTATCGTAAATCTTGGACCTTTCAATCACTACCCTGAATACATCGCAAATCTTGACTGA
- a CDS encoding PD-(D/E)XK motif protein — MNILTNLTNKTKMKERIKQIWTQLEANSAAVPGLFKLRYSGTSKCDVFLGVKFPETHRMLILKAPLTIGKEFNFRYEFRGLKFDKIYDPDDSKYLLLNLVLVDKQFKDVFDTLVADVLAAVINESDIKAILKNYSNRLIKWQSLFERFKQQGLTPEEQRGLYGEIFFLRKFIKSNSDFLNIINSWVGPEKQIRDFQSGTWSVEIKTTHQNNHQKVQISSERQLDTRDLGNLFLYHLSLEARQQSGETLNQIVDSVSEYLSTDFNSLNRFKNKLLEAGYFDQHRHLYEHTGYFIRQDVFYKVENDFPRIEERDIRNGVGDVNYSIVISQCSDFIRTEQQVFQTLMFS, encoded by the coding sequence ATGAATATCCTGACAAACTTGACCAACAAGACGAAAATGAAGGAACGGATTAAACAAATATGGACACAGCTTGAAGCCAACAGTGCAGCAGTGCCTGGACTATTTAAGTTGCGTTATTCAGGCACAAGTAAGTGTGATGTTTTTCTGGGAGTGAAATTTCCTGAAACACACCGGATGCTTATTCTCAAAGCACCGCTTACAATCGGTAAGGAATTTAATTTCCGCTATGAGTTCAGAGGTTTGAAGTTTGATAAAATTTACGATCCTGATGATTCAAAATATTTATTGCTGAATCTTGTTCTGGTTGACAAGCAATTCAAAGATGTGTTTGACACCTTGGTTGCTGATGTTCTTGCAGCAGTCATAAATGAATCTGACATAAAAGCAATTTTGAAAAATTACTCCAATCGTTTAATCAAGTGGCAAAGCTTATTTGAGCGTTTCAAACAACAAGGACTAACACCTGAAGAACAAAGGGGACTTTACGGTGAAATATTTTTTTTGAGGAAGTTTATTAAATCTAATTCTGACTTTCTAAACATTATTAATTCTTGGGTTGGCCCAGAAAAACAAATCAGGGATTTTCAGTCAGGAACATGGAGCGTTGAGATAAAAACAACTCATCAAAACAATCATCAGAAAGTTCAAATAAGCAGCGAAAGACAACTTGACACACGTGATCTGGGAAATCTTTTTCTCTATCATCTTTCATTGGAAGCAAGACAACAATCGGGCGAAACATTAAATCAAATTGTTGATTCTGTTTCAGAATATTTAAGTACTGATTTCAATTCGCTAAACCGTTTCAAAAACAAATTACTTGAAGCGGGATATTTTGACCAGCACCGGCATCTTTATGAACACACCGGATATTTCATTCGGCAGGATGTATTCTACAAAGTAGAAAATGACTTTCCGAGAATTGAGGAGAGAGATATCCGCAACGGAGTTGGCGATGTAAATTATTCTATTGTTATTTCACAATGTTCTGATTTCATCAGAACGGAACAGCAAGTATTTCAGACTTTAATGTTCTCATGA
- a CDS encoding very short patch repair endonuclease — translation MADVHNRKTRSYNMSMIRSRNTKPEIMVRKFLFGNGFRYKLHDKMLPGKPDLVFPKYKTVVFIHGCFWHGHEGCKYFVVPKTRTKWWIEKINRNKQLDAENIRKLKKLGWKVFTVFECKLRPKKTEKTLNQLATRLTK, via the coding sequence ATGGCAGACGTTCACAACAGGAAAACCAGAAGTTATAATATGTCCATGATCAGGAGCAGGAACACAAAGCCGGAAATCATGGTCAGAAAATTCCTGTTTGGCAATGGATTCAGGTATAAACTTCATGATAAAATGTTGCCTGGCAAGCCAGACCTTGTTTTCCCAAAATATAAAACGGTTGTATTTATTCACGGCTGTTTCTGGCATGGCCATGAAGGTTGCAAATATTTTGTGGTACCAAAAACACGGACAAAATGGTGGATTGAGAAGATTAACCGGAATAAACAGCTTGATGCTGAAAACATTAGGAAATTAAAAAAACTTGGTTGGAAGGTCTTTACCGTGTTTGAGTGCAAATTAAGACCAAAGAAAACCGAAAAAACCCTGAATCAGTTAGCAACGAGATTAACAAAATGA
- a CDS encoding FAD-binding oxidoreductase, with protein sequence MIRSADPDAIRPYLKDASNLSGGYADEVVFPEDEKEVAGILEEASSTKTPVTIAGNGTGLVGARIPFGGIVLSTEKLGGLRHIHQAAGEPGYAVTGPAITLRALQEAVSAKGLLYPPDPTEQNAFLGATVATNASGARTFKYGATRRWIRRLKVVLATGDILELQRGECLADKEGRLFLTGSRNVLQLKLPQYRMPEGKHSAGYYVAPGMSALDLFIGSEGTLGVITEIELALIPQPRELFSGIIFFGREEDAWQFANQARNESLKNRALQIKNQIDASALEYFDAHSLDALRSAYSQIPSKAQSAIFFEQEIQPDFGKLLREQWGRLCIDHQALSDQSWFSRSAQEHTEFRAFRHAIPVLVNRILRQHQQTKIGTDFTVPHEHLFGLFKLYRQSLCDAGLRYCIFGHVADNHLHVNLLPRNDQEADRGWAIYRKIAQQVIAWGGTISAEHGVGKIKREYLLDMFGQLGLREMAAMKKKLDPCLILGRGNIIPEEFLL encoded by the coding sequence ATGATCCGCAGCGCCGATCCCGACGCGATACGTCCTTACCTGAAAGATGCCTCTAACCTGAGTGGCGGTTATGCAGACGAAGTGGTTTTCCCGGAAGATGAAAAAGAGGTTGCCGGGATACTGGAAGAGGCCAGCAGCACCAAAACGCCCGTAACGATTGCGGGAAATGGAACAGGCCTTGTCGGGGCAAGGATACCCTTTGGCGGGATCGTCCTTTCTACAGAAAAACTGGGTGGACTGAGGCACATTCATCAGGCCGCCGGTGAGCCTGGTTACGCAGTGACAGGACCAGCCATTACCCTGCGGGCGTTACAGGAGGCTGTTTCAGCAAAGGGGCTCCTTTACCCGCCTGACCCGACAGAGCAGAACGCCTTTCTTGGCGCCACTGTGGCAACGAACGCCTCGGGTGCGCGCACTTTTAAATATGGCGCTACCCGCCGTTGGATAAGGAGACTGAAAGTCGTCCTTGCGACAGGTGACATTCTGGAACTACAACGTGGAGAATGTCTTGCTGATAAAGAAGGACGTCTTTTCCTGACAGGTTCCAGGAACGTCCTTCAATTGAAGCTGCCACAATACCGGATGCCTGAGGGAAAGCACTCCGCCGGCTACTATGTAGCGCCGGGTATGAGCGCCCTGGATCTTTTTATTGGGTCAGAAGGCACCTTAGGGGTAATCACGGAGATTGAGCTTGCATTAATCCCTCAACCTCGTGAACTCTTCAGCGGCATCATCTTCTTTGGCCGTGAGGAGGATGCCTGGCAGTTCGCAAATCAGGCCAGAAATGAGTCACTGAAGAATCGTGCCCTTCAGATAAAAAATCAGATCGATGCCAGCGCCCTGGAATATTTCGATGCTCACTCCCTTGATGCTTTACGCTCCGCCTATTCTCAAATTCCATCAAAAGCTCAGTCTGCTATCTTCTTTGAACAAGAGATACAACCTGACTTTGGAAAGTTGCTCCGGGAACAATGGGGCCGGTTGTGTATCGATCACCAAGCACTGTCTGACCAGAGCTGGTTCAGCCGGAGCGCACAGGAACACACAGAGTTTCGTGCATTTCGCCATGCCATTCCCGTCCTTGTTAACCGCATCCTGAGGCAGCATCAGCAAACAAAGATAGGCACGGATTTCACGGTTCCGCACGAACACCTTTTCGGTTTGTTCAAACTCTATCGCCAGAGCCTGTGCGATGCGGGTCTCCGGTATTGCATCTTTGGACACGTTGCGGATAACCATCTCCACGTCAACCTCCTCCCGCGGAACGATCAGGAAGCCGACCGAGGGTGGGCGATATATCGGAAAATAGCGCAGCAAGTTATTGCATGGGGAGGCACGATTTCCGCCGAGCATGGGGTGGGCAAGATCAAGCGGGAGTATCTCCTCGATATGTTCGGCCAGTTGGGACTGCGGGAAATGGCTGCCATGAAAAAGAAACTCGACCCATGCCTCATTTTAGGAAGGGGAAATATTATTCCGGAGGAGTTCTTATTGTAA
- a CDS encoding DNA cytosine methyltransferase, giving the protein MRYIDLFAGAGGFSEGFKRAGFEPVAHVEIDPAACFTLKTRLSYHYLNENKKLDIYIKYLKGEISRNLLYSVIPSHILGSVINLSIGDENNFKIFQMVEKLAGRKKIDIIVGGPPCQAYSLVGRARDRNGMRDDPRNHLYVQYGRFLKKYSPKLFIFENVLGLLSAEKGKYFKNIQADFKSFGYIVEPFIVNANEFGVLQNRKRVIIIGWKKDINFSFDQLKCQSRVEYKVGNIFNDLPKLSDGKGKDKYYEYAEGINDYLSFTRIRNGLDVLTQHITRPHTEQDKEIYRIAVRKWKRSKERLDYNDLPERLKTHKNRYAFLDRFKVVADDVPYSQTVVAHIAKDGHYYIHPDIEQNRSISVREAARLQSFPDDYYFEGVKEGKNRTAAFRQIGNAVPPLMIEKIAKLLIEYLK; this is encoded by the coding sequence ATGAGATATATCGACTTATTTGCAGGAGCCGGTGGTTTCTCAGAAGGTTTCAAAAGGGCGGGTTTTGAACCTGTTGCCCATGTTGAAATTGATCCTGCTGCATGTTTTACACTAAAAACAAGGCTTTCCTATCATTATCTCAATGAAAATAAAAAATTGGATATTTACATTAAATACCTTAAAGGAGAAATAAGCAGAAATCTGCTTTATTCCGTTATTCCTTCCCATATACTGGGATCTGTAATCAATCTGTCTATTGGCGATGAAAACAATTTTAAGATTTTTCAGATGGTAGAAAAGCTCGCTGGCAGGAAAAAGATAGATATAATAGTAGGTGGCCCCCCATGTCAGGCATATTCTTTAGTAGGGCGGGCAAGAGACAGAAACGGAATGCGGGATGATCCAAGAAATCATCTGTACGTCCAGTATGGAAGATTCCTGAAAAAATACAGCCCGAAGTTATTTATTTTTGAGAATGTACTTGGATTGCTTTCAGCAGAAAAAGGGAAATATTTCAAGAATATTCAGGCAGATTTTAAGAGTTTTGGATATATAGTTGAACCATTTATTGTAAATGCGAATGAATTTGGAGTACTTCAAAACAGAAAAAGGGTAATCATTATTGGATGGAAAAAGGATATAAATTTTTCGTTTGACCAACTAAAATGTCAAAGCAGGGTTGAATATAAGGTTGGGAATATTTTTAATGACTTACCGAAATTAAGTGACGGGAAAGGCAAAGATAAATATTATGAATACGCTGAAGGAATCAATGATTATCTGAGCTTTACAAGAATAAGAAATGGTCTTGACGTCCTGACGCAACACATTACAAGGCCGCACACAGAGCAGGATAAAGAAATTTATCGTATTGCTGTAAGAAAATGGAAAAGAAGCAAAGAAAGACTTGATTACAACGATCTTCCTGAAAGGCTTAAAACTCATAAAAACAGGTATGCTTTCCTAGACAGATTCAAGGTTGTGGCTGATGATGTGCCATACTCACAAACAGTTGTTGCGCATATTGCTAAAGACGGTCATTATTACATCCATCCTGATATAGAGCAGAATCGTTCAATCTCAGTTCGGGAAGCTGCCAGGCTACAGTCATTTCCTGACGATTATTATTTTGAGGGAGTAAAAGAGGGGAAAAACAGAACTGCTGCTTTCAGACAAATCGGAAATGCCGTTCCACCTCTTATGATAGAGAAAATTGCAAAACTACTGATAGAATATCTGAAATGA
- a CDS encoding IS630 family transposase, with the protein MSGISKKPKLSLSPEQLCKLENTARSRTAPLREVKRAQVLLKKYQEESITAIQKSIGLSRETIYKYIEKALALGPEEALRDKYHRPKEPTITENAKMWVVNIACTKPKDHGYAAELWTQSLLAKYTRKYAPQEGYACLSKASKATIHRILKEHPVQPHKIRYYLEKRDPEFKRKMEDVLMVYQEVNLQNKQDASEKISGNRTITVSVDEKPGVQAIKNIAPDLKPIAGKCPQVLRDYEYKRLGTVSILAALDLHTGHVIAQVHERHRSKEFIELLKELDAFYPSAYTIRIVLDNHSAHISKETLRYLSSRPNRFVYVHTPKHGSWLNLVETLFGKMARTFLKHIRVDSVVELRNRILKGISEINEAPVIHRWKKFDLLT; encoded by the coding sequence GTGTCGGGAATTAGTAAAAAGCCAAAATTATCTCTTAGTCCGGAACAGTTATGCAAATTAGAAAACACTGCTCGATCTCGCACTGCTCCTCTTCGGGAAGTAAAGAGAGCACAAGTGCTTCTTAAGAAGTATCAAGAAGAATCTATAACAGCAATTCAAAAATCGATAGGGCTAAGCAGGGAAACCATTTATAAATACATTGAAAAAGCATTGGCGTTAGGCCCGGAAGAAGCGCTAAGAGATAAATATCATCGGCCCAAAGAGCCCACAATTACCGAGAATGCAAAGATGTGGGTTGTAAATATTGCATGCACAAAACCCAAAGACCATGGATATGCAGCAGAACTGTGGACGCAAAGCCTTTTAGCAAAATACACAAGAAAATATGCCCCCCAGGAGGGATATGCGTGTCTTTCAAAGGCCTCAAAAGCCACGATTCATAGAATATTAAAAGAACATCCCGTACAACCACATAAGATACGCTATTATTTAGAGAAACGGGATCCAGAATTTAAGCGTAAAATGGAAGACGTCCTTATGGTTTACCAAGAGGTTAACCTGCAAAACAAACAAGATGCTTCAGAAAAAATTTCTGGCAATCGAACGATTACCGTTTCCGTAGATGAAAAGCCCGGTGTTCAGGCAATAAAAAATATTGCACCAGACTTAAAACCTATAGCAGGTAAATGTCCTCAGGTTCTCCGAGATTATGAATATAAACGCTTGGGAACCGTGAGCATATTAGCCGCTTTAGATTTGCATACAGGGCATGTAATAGCCCAGGTTCATGAACGTCACAGAAGCAAAGAATTTATCGAGCTTTTAAAAGAACTGGATGCCTTTTATCCATCAGCATATACGATACGAATTGTTTTAGACAATCATTCTGCGCATATTTCAAAAGAGACCTTGCGATATCTATCAAGCCGGCCAAATAGATTCGTTTATGTTCATACTCCAAAGCACGGCTCCTGGCTTAATCTGGTGGAAACACTATTTGGTAAAATGGCCCGAACCTTCTTAAAGCACATTAGGGTTGATTCTGTTGTCGAATTGCGAAATAGAATATTAAAAGGAATATCTGAAATTAATGAAGCCCCCGTTATTCATCGCTGGAAAAAATTCGATCTACTAACATAG
- a CDS encoding Z1 domain-containing protein — MIEQAKNICIIRLSGIKNPSISDINNSIDDALKIFSDLANQREVLFNFLTATFSVFSEDYKILDTDEGYVPWVKDSKASIKWNYWNRYTSFLQKKIAPDTINKLDNLTDDILDRISNPSSPGAWDKRGMVVGQVQSGKTSNYTGLINKAADAGYKLIIVLAGMHDLLRSQTQIRIDEGFIGRTTKGGLRNFRNNDLVGVGLYKKDLIAHSLTSCEIEEVNGDFNRNVADSIRVSIKGSDPVVAVVKKNGSILKNLITWLSLSGDKMPDGKVVIRNTPILVIDDEADNASINVSKKNVSTINGCIRALLSLFEQSAYVGYTATPFANIFIPILEEKSFKGLDLTIKEFEFSVGQDLFPKDFIINLPAPSNYIGPAKVFGLPPFNSSEKAEEPLPLIRLAKDYQVFSASNAQEQLQNLIAGVEKEFVATKSFVPDKHKKGDSLPDEIPVSLRYALMCFILSTAARRVRGQINAHNSMLIHVSRYILWQDKIATLVDAELKSFQNQIELQSGNVMKNLEAIWNKEFVSTTQKVIDNSHIYKDPDIIPILWKDVEKEIFPAIAKMEVRAVHGDKNIAQLNHKNISPLDYFYSEQQGKFLSVIAVGGNKLSRGLTLEGLTVSYYLRASKMYDTLMQMGRWFGYRPGYADLCRIFTSKELNNWYKHITIASEEMRRDFDYMFLLNKTPREFGLKVRTHPGVLKITSPLKFKYHHLMQLSYSGELEQTYQFKIDENSFGKNFDAVNELILALRNPVSTLPNSENNLQKYVWQGENNHNLVTSFLQKYKINEAVIDTNKIVDYINAQVKNHNLTNWTVALINNSTPKNKFRFEGISEEVGLTNRTNISNDDSTYEVAKYNITDHKHELIDLSKIEIENALAATKTDYDLEDKDKSEKRVYPDIPSRKRIKWIRNDKNGFLFIYPMNHNVERKDPVTGDIVSRKISEKPIIGIAISFPEIENDEKIEYAVNEQFRKEYEYPDKLDQQDENEGTD, encoded by the coding sequence ATGATTGAACAAGCAAAAAATATCTGCATTATCCGGCTGAGTGGAATAAAAAATCCATCAATAAGCGACATCAACAATTCTATTGATGATGCATTAAAAATATTTTCTGACTTAGCCAATCAGCGGGAAGTATTATTCAATTTCCTGACAGCAACATTTTCAGTTTTTTCTGAGGACTACAAAATCCTTGATACAGATGAAGGATATGTTCCTTGGGTAAAAGACAGTAAAGCAAGTATCAAATGGAATTACTGGAATCGTTACACAAGTTTTCTTCAAAAGAAAATTGCACCGGACACCATCAACAAACTTGACAATCTCACTGACGATATATTAGATCGCATTTCAAACCCTTCAAGTCCTGGAGCATGGGACAAAAGAGGAATGGTTGTAGGTCAGGTTCAATCAGGAAAAACTTCCAACTACACCGGACTGATAAACAAAGCGGCTGATGCAGGCTACAAACTGATAATTGTTCTGGCAGGTATGCACGACTTACTTAGAAGCCAAACACAAATCAGAATTGATGAAGGGTTTATCGGGAGAACGACAAAAGGAGGATTGAGAAATTTCCGAAATAATGACCTTGTAGGTGTAGGACTTTACAAGAAGGATTTAATTGCACATTCTCTTACTTCATGTGAAATTGAAGAAGTGAATGGAGATTTTAATCGGAATGTAGCAGATTCAATTCGTGTCAGTATCAAAGGTTCAGACCCTGTTGTAGCAGTTGTAAAGAAAAATGGTTCAATTCTTAAGAACCTTATTACATGGTTATCTCTATCAGGTGATAAAATGCCAGATGGAAAAGTTGTAATTCGTAACACACCCATTTTGGTAATTGATGATGAGGCAGACAACGCTTCTATCAATGTGAGCAAGAAAAATGTTTCCACAATTAATGGATGCATCAGAGCATTGCTTTCGCTGTTTGAGCAAAGTGCTTATGTTGGCTACACTGCAACACCCTTTGCAAACATTTTCATTCCCATTCTTGAAGAAAAATCTTTTAAAGGATTAGACCTGACAATAAAAGAGTTTGAATTTTCAGTCGGTCAGGATTTATTTCCGAAAGATTTTATTATCAACCTTCCTGCACCATCCAATTATATTGGTCCGGCAAAAGTTTTTGGATTGCCGCCTTTCAATTCTTCAGAGAAGGCAGAAGAACCATTGCCATTAATCCGACTTGCAAAAGATTATCAGGTATTCAGTGCTTCAAATGCACAAGAGCAATTACAAAATCTTATTGCTGGAGTTGAAAAGGAATTCGTTGCAACAAAATCTTTTGTTCCTGACAAGCACAAAAAAGGAGATTCTCTTCCTGATGAAATACCAGTAAGTTTGAGATATGCTTTGATGTGCTTTATTCTCTCAACCGCTGCAAGGAGAGTGAGAGGTCAAATCAATGCTCACAATTCAATGCTTATACATGTATCAAGATATATTTTATGGCAAGATAAAATCGCAACGCTTGTAGATGCAGAATTGAAATCTTTCCAGAATCAGATTGAATTGCAATCCGGAAATGTTATGAAAAATCTGGAAGCAATCTGGAATAAGGAGTTTGTTTCAACAACTCAGAAGGTGATTGACAATTCGCATATCTATAAAGACCCTGATATTATTCCAATCTTATGGAAAGATGTTGAGAAGGAAATATTTCCTGCAATTGCAAAAATGGAAGTGAGAGCCGTTCACGGAGATAAGAATATTGCGCAACTGAATCACAAGAATATTTCTCCCCTGGATTATTTCTATTCTGAACAACAAGGAAAATTTCTTTCTGTAATTGCAGTTGGCGGAAATAAGCTTTCAAGAGGTTTGACTTTAGAAGGACTGACAGTAAGTTATTACTTGCGTGCTTCCAAGATGTATGACACCCTCATGCAAATGGGAAGATGGTTTGGCTACAGACCAGGATATGCTGACCTATGCAGAATTTTTACAAGCAAGGAATTGAACAATTGGTATAAGCACATTACGATTGCATCAGAAGAAATGAGAAGAGATTTTGATTATATGTTCCTCTTAAACAAAACTCCGAGAGAGTTTGGGTTGAAAGTGAGAACACATCCTGGTGTTTTGAAAATTACCTCACCGCTTAAATTCAAGTATCATCATTTGATGCAGCTGAGTTACTCAGGTGAACTTGAGCAAACCTATCAGTTTAAGATTGATGAAAATTCTTTCGGAAAGAACTTTGATGCTGTCAATGAATTAATTCTGGCGTTGAGAAATCCTGTATCTACTTTACCAAATTCAGAAAACAATTTGCAGAAATATGTTTGGCAGGGTGAAAACAATCATAACCTGGTAACTTCATTTTTACAGAAATACAAAATCAATGAAGCTGTAATTGACACAAACAAAATCGTTGATTACATCAATGCTCAGGTGAAGAATCACAATCTTACAAACTGGACTGTAGCATTGATAAATAATTCTACTCCAAAGAATAAGTTTCGCTTCGAAGGAATTTCAGAAGAAGTTGGCTTAACAAACAGAACAAATATTAGCAATGATGATTCAACCTATGAAGTTGCCAAGTATAACATAACTGACCACAAACATGAATTGATTGACCTTTCAAAAATAGAGATTGAAAATGCTTTAGCTGCGACCAAAACAGATTATGATTTAGAGGACAAAGACAAATCTGAAAAGAGGGTTTATCCTGATATTCCAAGCCGCAAAAGAATTAAGTGGATACGAAACGACAAGAATGGTTTTCTTTTCATCTATCCGATGAATCATAATGTTGAGAGGAAAGACCCAGTAACAGGAGATATTGTTTCAAGGAAAATTTCTGAGAAACCAATCATTGGTATTGCCATAAGTTTTCCTGAGATTGAAAACGATGAGAAAATTGAATATGCAGTGAACGAACAGTTCAGGAAAGAATATGAATATCCTGACAAACTTGACCAACAAGACGAAAATGAAGGAACGGATTAA